CGCCGAGGTGCCGCCGCGGATGGGCGGGGCGGCCGGCGGAGCGCTCCAGACCGGCCAGCGGATCGGCTCGGCGCTCGGCGCCGCGCTGCTGATGACGGTCTACCAGGCGGTCGGGACGGTCGCGTCCGCCCCGGTCGCCGCGCGCGCGGCACTGCTGGCCGCGCTCGTCGTGCTGTCGGCGGCCTTCGCCGCCGCCGTGCTGTCCTGGCGCCGCGGCGACTGAGCGCCACCGTGCAGGCAGTTCGGGCGCCCGGGTGGCGCGCTGAGAGTGGCGTGCGGCGCCGGGAGCGCGCACTGCCCGCGTGGTGTCAGAGGATCGCGCCTGGCACGTAGGCCGCCGCGTCCGGGTGGGCGGCCGCGAGCGCCTCGATCCGGGCGACGACCGCACGGGTCTGGGCCACGGCGGCACCGGTGAACTCGATCGGGTCGGCGACGAGCGCGTCGATCTGCTCGCGGGTCAGGCCGAGCCGCTCGTCGGCGGCGAGCAAGCCGTAGACGTCGTTGTCGCCCTGCCCGGCGCGCATCGCGAGTGCCGTGCCGACGGCGGCCTCCTTGATCGCCTCGTGCGCCGCCTCGCGGCCCACGCCGTTGCGCACCGCGGCCATCAGCACCTTGGTGGTGGTGAGGAACGGCAGGTAGCGGTCGAGCTCGCGCTGGATCACCGCGGGGAACGCGCCGAACTCGTCGAGCACGGTGAGGAACGTCTGGAAGAGGCCGTCGGTGGCGAAGAACGCGTCGGGGAGCGCGACGCGGCGCACCACCGAGCAGGAGACGTCGCCCTCGTTCCACTGGTCGCCGGCGAGCTCGCTGACCATCGACAGGTGCCCGCGGACGACGACCGCGAGGCCGTTGACCCGCTCGCACGAGCGGGTGTTCATCTTGTGGGGCATCGCCGACGAGCCGACCTGGCCCTCCTTGAAGCCCTCGGTGACCAGCTCGTGCCCGGCCATCAGCCGCACGGTGGTGGCGAGGTTGGACGGCCCGCTGACCAGCTGCACGAGCGCCGAGACGACGTCGAAGTCGAGCGAGCGGGGGTAGACCTGGCCGACGCTGGTCAGCACGTGGTCGAAGCCGAGGTGGCCGGCCACGCGACGCTCGAGCTCGTCGAGCCGGTCGGCGTCTCCGTCGAGCAGGTCGAGCATGTCCTGGGCGGTGCCCATCGGGCCCTTGATGCCGCGGAGCGGGTAGCGGGCGAGGAGCTCCTCGATGCGCTGGACCGCGATCAGCATCTCGTCGGCGACGGTGGCGAAGCGCTTGCCGAGCGTGGTCGCCTGGGCGGCGACGTTGTGGGAGCGGCCGGCCATCACCGTCGTCTCGTGCTCCGCGGCGAGCCGGCCGAGGCGCACGAGCGCGGCGACGGCCCGGTCGCGCACCACCTCGAGCGAGCGGCGCACCTGCAGCTGCTCGACGTTCTCGGTCAGGTCGCGCGAGGTCATCCCCTTGTGGATGTGCTCGTGGCCGGCGAGCGCGGAGAACTCCTCGATCCGCGCCTTGACGTCGTGGCGGGTGACCCGCTCGCGGGCGGCGATCGAGTCGAGGTCGACCGTGTCGACGACCGCCTCGTAGTCCTCGACGACGCCGTCGGGGACCGCGACGCCGAGGTCGCGCTGGGCCTTGAGCACCGCGACCCACAGCTGCCGCTCGAGGACGATCTTGTGCTCGGGCGACCAGATCTCGGCGAGATCGGCGCCGGCGTAGCGGGTGGCCAGGACGTTGGGGACGCTCACGGGCAGCCATCCTCCCATCCGCGGCCCGGGACGCCGAGCGAGGGACGTCCGCCGCGCGGGGTTCAGGCCCGGGTGACGGCGCCCTCGACCACGCCGAGCGGCTCGGCGGCGATGTCGCGTCGCCACTGGGCGCCCGGGAAGCCGATCGAGGCGATGCCCTCGTACGCCCGGGCGCGCGCGGCGGCGACGTCCGAGCCGGTCGCCCGGACGGCGAGCACCCGCCCACCTGCGGTCACCAGGCCGGCGTCGGTGCGGGCGGTGCCGGCGTGGATGACGTCGACGTCGTCCTCGGCGGCGAGCGTCTCGGTGCCGACGATGACGTCGCCGGCGCTGGACCCCTCGGGGTAGCCGGCGCTCGCCATCACGACCGAGACGCAGGCGCCGTCGGCGAAGGTCGGCGGGGGCACGGACGCGAGGTCGCCCACCGCGGCGGCACGGAGCAGGCCGCCGAGCGGCGAGGTCAGCAGCGCGAGCACCGGCTGCACGTCGGGGTCGCCGAAGCGGCAGTTGAACTCGATGACCTTCGGCCCGGTGGCGGTCAGGGCGAGGCCGACGTAGAGGCATCCGACGAACGGCGCGCCGCGACGCCGCATCTCCGCCAGCGTCGGCGCGACGACGTCGGCCATCACGGAGTCGGCGACGCCGTCGGGCAGCCAGGGCAGCGGTGCGTACGAGCCCATGCCGCCGGTGTTGGGTCCGCGTCCTCCGTCGAAGATGCGCTTGAAGTCCTGCGCGGGCAGCAGGGGCCGGCCGACGCTGCCGTCGCAGACCACGAAGAGGGAGAACTCCGGGCCGTCGAGGAACTCCTCGACCACCACGCGCTCGCACCCCGCGGCGTGCGCGAGCGCCTCGTCGCGGTCGAGGGTGACGACCACCCCCTTGCCGGCGGCCAGCGCGTCGTCCTTGACGACGTGGGGAGCGCCGAACGCGTCGAGGGCCGCGGCGACCTCCTCGGGGGTCGTGCAGGTGCGCGAGCCGGCGGTCGGCACGCCGGCCGCGGCCATCACCTCCTTGGAGAAGGACTTCGACCCCTCGAGCCGGGCGGCGGCGCGGGAGGGTCCGAAGACCGCGATCCCTGCCTCCCGCACGGCGTCGGCGACCCCGGCGACCAGCGGCGCCTCGGGGCCCACGACGACGAGGTCGGCGTCCACGGAGACGGCGAGGTCGGCGACGGCGGTGCCGTCCATCGGGTCGGCCGGGTGCAGGACGGCGACCTCGCCGATGCCAGGATTGCCCGGCGCGGCGTGCACCTCGGTCACGGCCGGGTCGGCGGCGAGGGAGAGCGCGAGGGCGTGCTCGCGCCCGCCGGTCCCGATGACGAGGGTCTTCACGGATGCCGACCCTAGCGAGGTTTGGGCTCGGCTCCACCGGGCAGGCACGGTGGGTCAGCTGACGAGACGGACGAGACAAAGAGGAGTCGGGTGCGCGTGCGTCCTGGGGACAGGTTCGGCCGGTACGAGATCGAGCGGCAGATCGGCGCGGGCGGGATGGGGGTGGTGCACCTGGCCCTCGACACCAAGCTCCAGAGGCGGGTGGCGCTCAAGGTGATGTCGCCGCAGCTCACCGGCGACGAGGAGTTCCTCGCCCGGTTCGACCGCGAGGCCGCGACGCTGGCCCGCCTCGACTCCCCCCACATCACCACGATCTTCGACCACGGCGTCGTCGACGGCACGCCCTTCCTCGCGATGCAGTACGTCGCCGGTGGCGACCTCGGCACCCAGCTCAAGCGGCGGGGCCCGGTGCCGGTCCAGCTCGCGGCGACGATCTGCGCCCAGGTCGCCGAGGCCCTGCACGACGCCCACGCGGCCGGCATCGTGCACCGCGACGTCAAGCCCGCCAACGTGCTCGTCCGCGACCCCGACGCCACGGAGCCGTTCGTCTACCTCGGCGACTTCGGCATCGCCCAGGCCGCCACGGGCAGCGACGGGCTCACCCGGGCCGGCGGCGTGGCCGGCAGCTGGGCCTATCTCGCCCCCGAGCGGGCGCACGGCGCCCCGGCCACCCCCGCCAGCGACGTCTACGCGCTCGGGTGCCTGCTCCACGCGTGCGTCACGGGCCGTGCCCCCTACGTCGGCTCCGACGTGGAGATGGCGGTCGCCCACGTCAACGAGCCGGTGCCCCGGCTGCCCGGCACCGACGCGGCGACGGTCGAGCTCAACCGCGTCCTGGCGCGCGCCATGGCCAAGGACCCGGCCGAGCGCCACGCCTCGGCCGGCGAGCTGCGCAGCGACCTGGTGGCGCTCTCGAGGATGCCCCGGGCCGCGCTCTCCCCCGGCGGCGCGACCCCCGAGCCGGGCCGCTCCCCGCTCGAGGAGGCGGGCGACACCGCACCGCCCGCCCGCGGACGTCGTACGACCGCCGTGGTGGCGGCCGCGGCGCTGGCCCTGGTCGCGGTGGTCGGCGGCACCCTCGCCGTGCGGTCGTTCGACGGCGACGACGACGGCGACGCCTCGCCCGACGCTGCCACCGACGGCCCGGCCGCCATCGCGGACCCGGTCGCCGGCGACTGGGACGGCGACGGGCTGGGCGACGTGCGGGCCGCCCGCTCGGTGTGGCGCGACGGCCTCGAGGCCCTGCCGGTCGTGCTGCTCACCTCCGACGGCACCGCGCTGGGCGAGGCGGTCGAGGACGCCGGGATGATCGAGCGGCCCAAGGTCGGCGACGTCGACGGCGACGGCCGGCCCGACCTGGTGCAGGTCGTCGAGAGCGACGACGACACCGAGGTCACCGCGACGGTCTGGCGCGGCACCGGCGACGGTGTCGAGGAGCTGTCGCAGCAGACGTTCCGGTGGCGCACCGACTACGGCTTCTACGGCATGGGCGACTTCGACGGCGACGGCCGCGACGACCTGCTGCTCACCCGCAACCGCGGCGAGAAGCTCATGGTGGTCTCGGTCGCCCGCTCCGCCGGCGACGGCTTCGACGAGCCCGTGGAGTACGCGTCCCGCGGGGGTCGCGCCAACGAGGACGACCAGTTCGCCATCGGTGACTTCGACGGCGACGGCCTCGACGACCTCGCCGCCCGGGTGGTCAACGGCGGCGGCGCCGTCGGCGTCCGGTTCCGGGTGCTGCTCAGCACGGGCGAGCGGTTCCGCAAGTCACCGACCACCCGCATCGAGGACGGGCGCTACGGCGTGGCCGACTACACCGCCGCCGACATCGACGG
The sequence above is drawn from the Nocardioides sp. zg-1228 genome and encodes:
- the purB gene encoding adenylosuccinate lyase, whose amino-acid sequence is MGGWLPVSVPNVLATRYAGADLAEIWSPEHKIVLERQLWVAVLKAQRDLGVAVPDGVVEDYEAVVDTVDLDSIAARERVTRHDVKARIEEFSALAGHEHIHKGMTSRDLTENVEQLQVRRSLEVVRDRAVAALVRLGRLAAEHETTVMAGRSHNVAAQATTLGKRFATVADEMLIAVQRIEELLARYPLRGIKGPMGTAQDMLDLLDGDADRLDELERRVAGHLGFDHVLTSVGQVYPRSLDFDVVSALVQLVSGPSNLATTVRLMAGHELVTEGFKEGQVGSSAMPHKMNTRSCERVNGLAVVVRGHLSMVSELAGDQWNEGDVSCSVVRRVALPDAFFATDGLFQTFLTVLDEFGAFPAVIQRELDRYLPFLTTTKVLMAAVRNGVGREAAHEAIKEAAVGTALAMRAGQGDNDVYGLLAADERLGLTREQIDALVADPIEFTGAAVAQTRAVVARIEALAAAHPDAAAYVPGAIL
- the purD gene encoding phosphoribosylamine--glycine ligase, which translates into the protein MKTLVIGTGGREHALALSLAADPAVTEVHAAPGNPGIGEVAVLHPADPMDGTAVADLAVSVDADLVVVGPEAPLVAGVADAVREAGIAVFGPSRAAARLEGSKSFSKEVMAAAGVPTAGSRTCTTPEEVAAALDAFGAPHVVKDDALAAGKGVVVTLDRDEALAHAAGCERVVVEEFLDGPEFSLFVVCDGSVGRPLLPAQDFKRIFDGGRGPNTGGMGSYAPLPWLPDGVADSVMADVVAPTLAEMRRRGAPFVGCLYVGLALTATGPKVIEFNCRFGDPDVQPVLALLTSPLGGLLRAAAVGDLASVPPPTFADGACVSVVMASAGYPEGSSAGDVIVGTETLAAEDDVDVIHAGTARTDAGLVTAGGRVLAVRATGSDVAAARARAYEGIASIGFPGAQWRRDIAAEPLGVVEGAVTRA
- a CDS encoding serine/threonine-protein kinase, producing the protein MRPGDRFGRYEIERQIGAGGMGVVHLALDTKLQRRVALKVMSPQLTGDEEFLARFDREAATLARLDSPHITTIFDHGVVDGTPFLAMQYVAGGDLGTQLKRRGPVPVQLAATICAQVAEALHDAHAAGIVHRDVKPANVLVRDPDATEPFVYLGDFGIAQAATGSDGLTRAGGVAGSWAYLAPERAHGAPATPASDVYALGCLLHACVTGRAPYVGSDVEMAVAHVNEPVPRLPGTDAATVELNRVLARAMAKDPAERHASAGELRSDLVALSRMPRAALSPGGATPEPGRSPLEEAGDTAPPARGRRTTAVVAAAALALVAVVGGTLAVRSFDGDDDGDASPDAATDGPAAIADPVAGDWDGDGLGDVRAARSVWRDGLEALPVVLLTSDGTALGEAVEDAGMIERPKVGDVDGDGRPDLVQVVESDDDTEVTATVWRGTGDGVEELSQQTFRWRTDYGFYGMGDFDGDGRDDLLLTRNRGEKLMVVSVARSAGDGFDEPVEYASRGGRANEDDQFAIGDFDGDGLDDLAARVVNGGGAVGVRFRVLLSTGERFRKSPTTRIEDGRYGVADYTAADIDGDGADELVHLITDRWGEDEYGATVAVQRFVNGGFGTPKELVAPTSGGPDFPYLDVAASDVDGDGDQDVVRLHAYDDDAGTALVEVYVSDGDSLQEPVEWGVVPCTTSGCEGEAASLVARE